The nucleotide window ACATAACTGAAGTGATGTGAACAAAGCCTTGTGTCATGTACATTTAGATAACTGTACTGTATGCTGGTTAGGACACTGAGAAGCCTGATGGAATATTCAGAATTGTTGTATGGTAATGATTCTTACACACTGAAATAGGTGGTGCTTGGAGAATGGCACCTGGCAGTGTTGCATCCTTGTCATTCCAGCCAgtgattttaaaacacactAGTTTACATCCCAATGATTTTCATTCTATTCAAAACAATTTTGGCACTTGCGGTTGCATCACAATTTCAGTTTAGTATCTAGAAAATGAACTTCTGTCACCGTTAGTCTACTGTGTTGAGTTTCATCTTTCAAGCCCAGTTCTTTTCCTGTCAGAGACATGTCAAATGAATTCAGAGAATGTTTTTACGTTAAGTACGGTGcttgaattattttctttgagttttCGAGCCAAGCAACAAAGAAGATGATTTGAGGAATCAGCTGCTGCATTCATGTACTGTACAAGTGGCTAATGTGTTGTAAGTGTACAAGTGTTACCGTAAACGCTTTTACTAAGTCGTTTGTATGATTTCTAGATACCTGTTTaaacttaataataaatattggAATAAATATTTGTGTGGTTATGCTTATGGGGATTCAGCAGGAGGACCAATAGGTACCTGGATAAATTATAATGAAAGATGTGCAGATCCAGTGTGCAGGATTtaacaaatcctttttttttctgctgataCACACgatcgaccaatcacgagtcagtctcagccgtcaatcatgaggtttcaccctgtttttatagcaaagactaattaaagccaaactaaccataaaaatgaacaattaaaaaaagacatcaatGTCATATGAACTACCTACAATGACGGAACAAAATTATTATTGAGTAGATGGGTTATGACCTGTACTgttgccagccaccagggggacaTGGAGACACTTTACCTCACTTTTCAGGAGCCATCATATTCTCAGTCCTTATAAACGTTTATAGGATGTATTAgcacctagtggtgaagttgcacattgcaaccaactgaatacTTCCTCTTCACCCAAGCATGTAAGAGAACCTATGGTGgccttttaatttgaaagggCTTCTCTAAAGCCAGTGCTTGGTTTGTCTGTTCTaagctactgtagaaacatgtcAGAATCCGTGAAACAGGACCTTTTCCCGATGTTGACATAAAGTGCTCATTCTAagttgatgaaaacacaaaggtccttagtgtgtgtttgagcatgtCAGTCCAGCAAAAGACAATTTAAGGTAACGTCCAAAGTATGTGGCGGTGTCCTGAATcaacatttctttatttggtTGCGTACAATGGATGTAGAAGGACATTGACTTTGGttaataaatacagaaacattacaAGACATTATTTACATAGAAGACAAACTGGTTTCTGGTTAAATTAATGTTTCCTACAAGATTATAATATGTTATGTTTATAGTTCAAATGCAATtataaaatgctaaatatattacacataaacatcatctatctatatatctaaaTCTACGTTGAAACATTGTAACCTAACAACCTACTCAGCATTGGGGGAGTAGCGTCCACACCTAAAGCCTGTCAAGTGAGCATCACATCTGACGGTGTAGGTGAAGTAGAGAACTCCTTTACTGAGCTGACAGCTCAGGGAGTGAGTTCCCCTCTCAGGAAACACCAGACATATCCCAACCATGTCATTATAGAGCACGTCCCTGTCCCAGACTTCAAACCTCATCTCCTGACCCAGTTCAACGGAACCAAAATCATACGTTGCATTCCACACTGGGTTATTGTCGTCCATTACTGTCGCAGTTTCCTCGTACTTGCCGTTGTAGAAGATTTTCAGGTAGGCGTCTGTTTTTGTGAAGGTGTCCGCCTTCAggcctgcagctctgtggatcTCCAGTCTGAGGATTCCTCTGCCAGCCCTTAATGGACAACAGTTGTGATCCAGGTTAGGAGTTGGGGAACAGCTCTTGAAAGCAGGATGCCCCTCCTGCAGCTGGTTCTCTTTAATGTAGTCAGTGACGATGCTTCTCAGATTGTCACTGATCTGCGAGTCCTCCACCAAATGGTGCAGAGGGAAGATGGCGTAGGAAACCACGTCAGGGTTATCGTGGAGGCTGTTCATCCAGCTGTGGTACGCTTCAGATGGGTCTTGCTGGTAGAGGATGTCGGGGAAGTACCTCTCCCCCCCGATAACCTCAGTCTTGTGGGTCATGAAGCCTTGGTAGAAGCCCATGCTCATATTGCCCTTCAGGAAGTTTTCACACTTGTTAGAGAAAGAAGCATTAGCAGGGAGGAAACCTAGAGCCATTCGGAGTTCGGAGTTCAGGCAGGTATTGATCTCGGACTCTGAGTAACCCTTCAGTGTGGCCAGACAGGTCCTGAAGGCAGTGATTCGCTTCACCTTTCCACCAAGCTGGACCtaggaaacaaaaatatttactcTTGGCTTTTCAGTAACTATGGTCATCCACCTCTGTGTCATTATCTCAGTAAAACACTATCAAAAGGTGCAGTAACTAAAAGGCGCagagagaagagtgtgtgtgtgtttctctgaccTGGTGTATATAGTGTGTTCCATAGGTGTCTATCAGACGTCTGTACTTGGCTCTGTCCTGGCTTGTGTTTAAACTCTGTGGGAGTCGGTTCAGATACTTTGTAAATTCTGTACTCAGCTGGGGATGATCAGCCAGCCTGTAGCTGAAGAAACAAAGGACATGCGGAGTACCATGACGCAATTAGAAAATAATCTTGACCTttttgtaacaaacacaataaacattCAAGTTCACTGTGCGGCCTTAAACCATTGTAACCATGCCCatctattgtttttcttttgtgtacCATTAGATCCCCTTTACCTGTAGTAGGTGCAACTGATTTCATGGATGGCAAAAGTGGCCTTGTCCACGCTGTGCTGTGAACGAGCAAACTTTGCCAGGTCTGATCTGCTTCCTCCCAGCACTGCCTTGCCAACTTTGTCAAGGCTCAAACCCAGGTACCAGTTGTTGTTAACCAGGGAGGTGGAGCTGCGCAGCAGGGAGTCCACCGAGTGGTGCAGGGCACTAGAAAGCTGCTTACTGCAGCGGCTGAAGGGACGCCAGTCGAGCACCGCCGCTGGAAGCTTCTGAATCTGAGGAGGGTTAAAAATGACCGGATGTACATGGGGATGCAGGTGTAGGAAGAAAGCAGTTAAAGGAAGTGGAATACAACAGAGCAGGAGGTGCTCTGAGAAGCCTGAGAAGTGTGGTAGTTTGACTCTACCTGTCCGTTTTGGAACCGGTTGGGACACAGTGTGCAGGTGCGGTTGTCAGCCAGGTGAGCTTTGACGTTGATGACATACGCGCCTGTTCGACGCATCCGCACCACATCGAAGCCCTCTCCTGCCAGGTTGTGGCCTGGGACAAAAGGAGCTTTTTCACACTCTGACCCAAAGCCAGTCCGACAGCCATGGACCCTGCAGACCTCCAACATGACGGACAAAGCCATTATCAACAGAATGAAGTTGCTCCGTTGATGTTTTCCTGCTGGCATGGTGACCTAAATGTAGCAGGGACGAGGTTGAGGGTGGATTTTAATGATAAGCTTGTGAAAGAACATTTTGCCACTAAATGCTCCCAACATGTCTCACAGAAATCTCAATGCAAGTAGCAAGTCTTTTTCAAAGTTGCCTTATTttccttcaaattaaaacacattttgacagGTTTGCAGTGAGCAGACTTTTAATAGCAGAGGAACTATGTTTGTTACACAGTAAATGCAGATGAGCTCTTAATCCTCTCTGCTTTATAAAAATCAGTAATCCTGCAGCAGATGTTGTGTCAACATTAAAAACGTGACATGCACTAAAAATGGCAAACTATGAAGAAAGACAATGTGAATCTTACCTTGgactgtatttgttttattgtccttAAGTCCGTCTCGTCGTCTTCCTTTAGGAGTTGTCAGGCTGTAACTTTTCTTCCCCTGCTAAAACGCCTGCCTCTATTTAAACGCTCCCTCTTCACTAAGCCCATTGATGGCACAGTTCACTGTAAACGGTGAACTGCAAACTGACTAAAGTCTTGATCCTGCTGGAATTGAAATAACGGCCGAGGGAGCTTTTGCTGTGCTGAAAGCCTGCTGGGCTCTCTCTTTTGTCCGTCCTCTGCCTCATGAAAAAGACATAGGAGGGAGTTCCCCTGCTTCACAGCAatgtatctgtctctctctctccctccctttcatTTGCTCTTTCCCTCAAGGCCTTACCAATTTCCTCAGCATgactggttttgttttcattttcaagacCCAGCTGTATGAATACCtcacagctgtgtgtttgtgtgtgcacatgtacatgtgtgtgggggagggtgATTTTTATATTGTCACGAGAGAGGAGATGCACATTGGTCTGAGCACTCTTTACGGGaaatagatgtgtgtgtgtgtgtgtgtatgcacatgcaTGTGAGTGTGCACAGTACATATGTCTGTTGTGAGTGAATGTGCGGTCATGTCTATTTAATGTCTgggcctgtctgtctgtgtgctgatAACCTTACCAAAACCATGAGGTCAGCTTTCCCATTGTCTATTTAAGGGTGTGGGTGGAATGCTGTGGTTTTCTCAGTAAGGTCAAGGAACATTAAAGTGTCTCTCTTTCATTCAAAGTGAAACTGAGGTTTGCTGTTATATTTAGAGAACCAATATGTGCTTTGGTGCCACATGTACAGACTAGTGAGAGGTTACTTGAACTGTTTCTGCTTTTTGAACTAACCTTTACATGATCtattaaaaacatatacacaccATGCAGACAACATGAAGGCCATTAACTATGTCAGTGACCAACTACCAAGATATTATTTGGacatttaagacattttccTTGACCAGAGAGATAGCAAACATAAAGACATAGATCCAtgagatttttttaaaataactttaatagTCAATTCATAGTTGTGCATTGCAGAACAGCTTAGTAGACACATACACCATTTATACACGTATAGGTTTTAATTGCAAGTACAGTACCAAAATGATTCATACACAAATTACAAAGGGTCCACCAGTTAtctgtgaaaaacatttgtgaacgcatttcttttttattaagtGCTGAGGTTCTTAAATGGGCggtaaaaatgaaatgacattgtGCTTCTGGCCCTCATGGGGGCAGTATAGGCTCACTACAGCCTTTGGAAATCACGTCTGCTTCCAGTGAATCATTTCGTGATTTTAAAAGCAGATTTTGCTGAAATCAAGTATCTTAGATGTAATTAAATGTTAGAAATTGCAAAATTCAAGGTAATTTTTGTTATTAAATAGCCACAttgattcaaaccaggaactcTAAAAGAACTCTAACAAAATCTCCCTCTCCAGAAAAACGtatttttaaagattcaaaGATTTCTGAGGTGACAATCAACTTCAAAACTAAATCTCACTCATTAGAAGAacttaaaataacttttttccccctcaggcATCCTCttgctgtgtctccctctctgcttcatcACAACCATCCTCTCCACGTATTTCCTCATAGCTAGTCGCTATCCCAAACCGAGGAtgccctctccttctcctcttcaggaGTACTGCCCCTATGACCACCAGCACCATCAAACCCATCACCCCAAAGGCTATCCCTGCCTTTTCTCCCCCCGACATCTGACTCAATTCTGGGTCCATTTGAAGCACAATCTCCTTGATTTCCTCTGGTTTGGCCAGTTTCCACATCTTGGTCTGACCCACTCTGACCCAGCTCTTGTCTCCGTCACTCATCACCATTACTGTGTTGGTGGCTTGCACGGTGAGGAGCGGAGGTTTAGTGAAAGGAGGCAGGTGGATTGGCAGCAGTTGCCCGCCTGTGAACAGTCCTGACTGGACACAGTAAAGAATTTCACAGCCATCACTCACTGTGGCCAGGTGCTGACTGAACTTGGGAGGGCAGCGACGTTGGTCTCCAGCCAGTGGGTTGgttgactgacagctgaagAGGCCTCCGAATGGTACTGCAAATCTGGATCCGGCTTCATAGTCGTCACTCACACAGATCACTTGGCCATCCGAGAGGAAATTTTGTGGGACGAAGTTCGGTGGGCAACTTTTGGCCTTGGTGAGGGGGTTCAGGAGAGAGGGGCTGTAGATGCCTCCAAACAGATACCCCGAGTTGTCCGGGGCCTTTCCGTTCACAGAGCACCAGTAGGTCTTAATGCGAGCATGGCGAACATAGTAGTTGTCCCGACACACTGACTTATGACAAGTTTTCAACCACAAAAATCCGCAGGCATAGCTGTGGTCGTAGCATTGGTGGAAATTGTAACCCTGCTGTCTCACTTCTGATCTCAGTAACGTTGGGGAGTAAGGTGAACGACAGGAGAAGTCTCCTGTTCCAGGGTTTTTCTGGGCCAGGGAATCACAAAGGGGACCCGCATCTGTACTGAGTTGATCACACGTTTGATAGATGCCTCCAAAACTGAGATTTGTAGCAGGGCCATCGCAGGAACTGTCTTCAATGTTGGCTTGGAAGTTAAAGTTCTTGGAGTTGACGTCAACACAGCCAGGGCGGCTGTTGACCATATAGTATCGCT belongs to Hippoglossus stenolepis isolate QCI-W04-F060 chromosome 9, HSTE1.2, whole genome shotgun sequence and includes:
- the prf1.5 gene encoding perforin 1.5 isoform X1, whose amino-acid sequence is MPAGKHQRSNFILLIMALSVMLEVCRVHGCRTGFGSECEKAPFVPGHNLAGEGFDVVRMRRTGAYVINVKAHLADNRTCTLCPNRFQNGQIQKLPAAVLDWRPFSRCSKQLSSALHHSVDSLLRSSTSLVNNNWYLGLSLDKVGKAVLGGSRSDLAKFARSQHSVDKATFAIHEISCTYYSYRLADHPQLSTEFTKYLNRLPQSLNTSQDRAKYRRLIDTYGTHYIHQVQLGGKVKRITAFRTCLATLKGYSESEINTCLNSELRMALGFLPANASFSNKCENFLKGNMSMGFYQGFMTHKTEVIGGERYFPDILYQQDPSEAYHSWMNSLHDNPDVVSYAIFPLHHLVEDSQISDNLRSIVTDYIKENQLQEGHPAFKSCSPTPNLDHNCCPLRAGRGILRLEIHRAAGLKADTFTKTDAYLKIFYNGKYEETATVMDDNNPVWNATYDFGSVELGQEMRFEVWDRDVLYNDMVGICLVFPERGTHSLSCQLSKGVLYFTYTVRCDAHLTGFRCGRYSPNAE
- the prf1.5 gene encoding perforin 1.5 isoform X2; translated protein: MRRTGAYVINVKAHLADNRTCTLCPNRFQNGQIQKLPAAVLDWRPFSRCSKQLSSALHHSVDSLLRSSTSLVNNNWYLGLSLDKVGKAVLGGSRSDLAKFARSQHSVDKATFAIHEISCTYYSYRLADHPQLSTEFTKYLNRLPQSLNTSQDRAKYRRLIDTYGTHYIHQVQLGGKVKRITAFRTCLATLKGYSESEINTCLNSELRMALGFLPANASFSNKCENFLKGNMSMGFYQGFMTHKTEVIGGERYFPDILYQQDPSEAYHSWMNSLHDNPDVVSYAIFPLHHLVEDSQISDNLRSIVTDYIKENQLQEGHPAFKSCSPTPNLDHNCCPLRAGRGILRLEIHRAAGLKADTFTKTDAYLKIFYNGKYEETATVMDDNNPVWNATYDFGSVELGQEMRFEVWDRDVLYNDMVGICLVFPERGTHSLSCQLSKGVLYFTYTVRCDAHLTGFRCGRYSPNAE
- the mpeg1.1 gene encoding macrophage expressed 1, tandem duplicate 1, encoding MKTAAALLALSLLHVCSPVPVRRPDNWLGKCRASNNLSITALEVLPGGGWDNLRNMDMGRVMNLSYFQCQTTEDGYYLIPDEVFVIPHKETGVETTSEIISSWLEQKSSTSSSINADISFLKVINGKFSIENQRMKTHQVKDSSTTARVQVRNFIYTVKAYPDFTLDTRFAQQAKEIADAIENNQTRNAEYLSEKMVLDYGTHVITSVDAGAALVQEDYLTTTYVSDSMSQGSSVKAQAGFNFFDKLKFDISSQTSQQSSSLQTYQSNIQYSLIQSHGGGTPFYPGITLQKWQESTRNNLVAIDRSGFPLHFIINTNTIPDLPQPTVGKVAHSVSQAIERYYMVNSRPGCVDVNSKNFNFQANIEDSSCDGPATNLSFGGIYQTCDQLSTDAGPLCDSLAQKNPGTGDFSCRSPYSPTLLRSEVRQQGYNFHQCYDHSYACGFLWLKTCHKSVCRDNYYVRHARIKTYWCSVNGKAPDNSGYLFGGIYSPSLLNPLTKAKSCPPNFVPQNFLSDGQVICVSDDYEAGSRFAVPFGGLFSCQSTNPLAGDQRRCPPKFSQHLATVSDGCEILYCVQSGLFTGGQLLPIHLPPFTKPPLLTVQATNTVMVMSDGDKSWVRVGQTKMWKLAKPEEIKEIVLQMDPELSQMSGGEKAGIAFGVMGLMVLVVIGAVLLKRRRRGHPRFGIATSYEEIRGEDGCDEAERETQQEDA